The following nucleotide sequence is from Nocardioides eburneiflavus.
TGTCGCCGTCGAGCATCACGTACGCCGCCCGGCCGTCGACCACCACCCTCTCCCCCGCGTGCTCGAGCGCGTGCAGGGCCGCCACCGCTGCCGCTCCCGGGGCGGTCGGGTAGAGCGTCACGTAGTGCTGGCCCGAGGGGGCGTGCTCGGCGTGCAGCTCCTCGCCGCGCGCGGTCAGGGCCGCGAGGTCGCGCGCGGTGAAGACCACGGTCGGGACGTCGAAGCCTGCCTCGGCGGCGTACGCCTCCTCGAGCGCCGCCCGGACCTTCTCGACTGAGCGCGCGGAGTGGGTCAGGCGGACGTTGCCGGTGTTGATGTAGGTCTCGACGTCGGTGCCGCCCGCGGCCTCCGTCGCAGCCCTGATCGCGTCCTTCGGGAACTTGCGCCGCGCGCCGAGGTTGATGGCGCGCAGGAAGGCGACGTAGGTGGGCACGGGTCGATCATGCCTGCCGGAGCGGGATGGTGCGGGTCAGACCCGCTTGCACTGGCTGGGCGGCGTGACGGCTGGGTCGAAGACGTACTTCGGGGGCGCGACGCTGGTGCCGTCCGGCGACTCCTTCATCGTCATCGCCCACCAGCCCGCCTTGCGGGTCTCGATGTCGGCCAGGTCTTCCTCGGGGAGCTCGTTCCACATGTTCACCACGTCGACCCCGACCTCGATGAGGTGCCCGTGCGGCGTGACGACGGCCTTGGCCTCGATGCCGTCGAGAGCAGCGGGGACGTCCGGGAAGAGACCGCGCGGCATGCCCATGAGCACCTTCTTGGCCGGTACGCCGACCGCGACGCCGTCGCCGGCGAGGCGGATCGCCCGGGCAGCCGACACCGGCCAGGTCGGGTCGAGATCCGTGGGCAGGGCCCAGCTGCGGGCCTGGTCGTCGGTGATGTCGACCCAGCAGTCGGCAGCGTTGGGGCCCCAGACGTCGCTGTTGAAGTAGGTGCGCCCGGCGACCACGAGGTAGTCGACCTGCTGCTTGTTGCCGTCGATCGCCGAGTCCATCGACAGCTCGCTGTAGCCCGTGGAGGGGCTGTAGCGGCCGTCGAGGTCGAAGATCCGCTTGCCGCCGTTGTCGGGGTTCTTGGTGAGGAGCTGCCCGTGCCACTCGACGATGCCCATCTTGTCGAC
It contains:
- a CDS encoding DUF1697 domain-containing protein, translating into MPTYVAFLRAINLGARRKFPKDAIRAATEAAGGTDVETYINTGNVRLTHSARSVEKVRAALEEAYAAEAGFDVPTVVFTARDLAALTARGEELHAEHAPSGQHYVTLYPTAPGAAAVAALHALEHAGERVVVDGRAAYVMLDGDIHTSRLMSSKELTALGQGTARTIKVLRTVTQKWC